In Populus trichocarpa isolate Nisqually-1 chromosome 12, P.trichocarpa_v4.1, whole genome shotgun sequence, a genomic segment contains:
- the LOC7464292 gene encoding U-box domain-containing protein 43, with amino-acid sequence MAREVIVNASIVSVSELLSHTVVSIFDTVHAAKEVLIQKENFKRFLTYLEKTAYFLKDLARFNLDHSENLNNAVEILNSETKVAKRLAVECSNKNKVYLLLNCRKIVKHLEACTKEIGRALSLIPLASLDVSLGVSNEISKLCKNMLDAEYRAAGLEEEVLGKIEWAIKEGNVDESYANNLLASIAEAVGISGDRSALKREFEEFKNEIENFKLRKDMAEAIQMEQISSFLGKADATTSYEERERKYLDKRNSLGRQTLEPLHSFFCPITQDVMVDPVETSSAKTFERSAIEKWFAEGHNLCPMTCTTLDTSVLRPNVTLRRSIEEWKERNNLVIIVSIKQKLQSNEDQEVLQSLGKLQDLMAEREMHQEWVMLENYVPVLTGLLGERNREIRIHTLSILCILAKGSDHNKEKIAEVDHALEFIVRSLARQIGERKLALQLLLELSRNNAVRDLIGNIQACIFLLVTTLNSEEVEAARDAGELLENLSFLDQNVIQMAKANYFKPLLRLLSSGPENVRMVMAETLAEIDLTDHNKLSLFKYGALEPLLRFLSNDDLEVKKVAVKALQNLSNVPENGLQMIREGAVGPLFEILYRHSLSSPSLREHVAAIIMNLAIATTCQEADHEQISLLESEEDIFKLFCLISLTGPEIQKTILRTFLAMCQSPSGVEIRAKLRQLSAVQVLVQLCEHDHSIVRANAMKLFCCLTEDGDNNIILEHVGQRCIETLVKVIMASTDVEEIAAAMGIISNLPDDPNITLWLVDAGAVQVISTCLTDESRNASHRKQITENAIKALCRFTENQEWQKRVAKVGIIPVLVQLLVSGTALMKQSAAISLKQLSESSSSLSSPVKKRGLFSCLAAPVTCCPVHLGICTVESSFCILEANALEPLVRMLGEADLGVCEASLDALLTLIDGQKLQSGSKVLAEANAIVQIIKLLNSPSARVQEKTLGALERIFRLFEFKQKYGNSAKMSLVDITQRGSSSMKSQAAKLLAQLNVLNEQSSYF; translated from the exons ATGGCAAGGGAAGTTATTGTCAATGCATCAATCGTTTCAGTATCGGAGTTGCTTTCACATACTGTAGTTTCCATATTTGACACAGTACATGCAGCCAAAGAAGTGCTCATTCAAAAGGAGAATTTCAAGAGATTTTTGACGTACTTGGAGAAGACAGCATATTTCTTGAAAGATTTAGCAAGGTTCAACCTAGACCATTCTGAGAACTTGAATAATGCTGTAGAGATTCTAAATAGTGAGACTAAAGTTGCTAAGAGGCTAGCTGTTGAGTGCAGCAACAAGAACAAGGTCTATCTCTTACTGAATTGTCGAAAAATTGTTAAGCATTTAGAGGCGTGCACGAAAGAGATCGGTCGTGCCTTGAGTCTCATACCTCTTGCCTCTTTAGATGTTTCATTGGGTGTAAGTAATGAAATCAGCAAGCTATGCAAGAATATGCTGGATGCAGAATATCGAGCAGCAGGATTGGAGGAGGAAGTCTTGGGAAAGATTGAGTGGGCAATAAAGGAGGGAAATGTGGATGAATCTTATGCAAACAATTTATTGGCTAGTATTGCTGAAGCTGTTGGGATCTCTGGTGATCGGTCAGCTTTGAAGAGGGAGTTTGAAGAATTCAagaacgaaattgaaaatttcaagcTAAGAAAGGACATGGCAGAAGCTATACAGATGGAGCAGATCAGTTCGTTTCTTGGAAAGGCTGATGCCACTACATCTTATGAGGAGCGAGAAAGGAAGTACCTTGACAAGAGAAATTCTCTGGGTAGACAAACTTTGGAACCTCTCCATTCATTCTTCTGTCCAATTACTCAGGATGTAATGGTTGATCCTGTGGAAACTTCCTCTGCTAAAACATTCGAGAGAAGTGCAATAGAAAAATGGTTTGCAGAAGGGCACAACCTTTGTCCCATGACCTGCACTACCTTAGACACTTCGGTTTTACGACCTAACGTAACTCTTCGTAGATCGATTGAggaatggaaggaaagaaacaaCTTGGTTATCATTGTTTCCATTAAACAAAAACTTCAATCAAATGAAGACCAAGAAGTTCTTCAATCATTGGGCAAGCTGCAAGATCTGATGGCAGAACGAGAGATGCACCAAGAATGGGTGATGTTGGAGAACTATGTGCCAGTTCTTACTGGACTTCTTGGTGAGAGAAATCGTGAAATAAGAATCCATACTCTGTCCATCCTTTGCATCCTTGCAAAGGGCAGTGACCACAATAAG GAAAAAATTGCTGAAGTAGATCATGCACTTGAATTTATTGTTCGGTCGCTTGCACGCCAGATTGGGGAAAGAAAGTTAGCCTTGCAGTTGTTACTTGAACTATCAAGAAACAATGCGGTGCGAGATTTAATCGGAAATATTCAGGCCTGTATTTTTCTCCTAGTGACCACATTAAACAGTGAGGAAGTTGAAGCTGCCAGAGATGCAGGAGAGCTTTTGGAGAATCTGTCTTTCCTTGATCAAAATGTTATACAGATGGCAAAGGCTAACTATTTTAAGCCACTACTGCGGCTTCTTTCTTCAG GGCCAGAAAATGTTAGAATGGTCATGGCTGAGACATTAGCAGAAATTGATTTGACtgatcacaataaattatcctTGTTTAAATATGGGGCACTAGAGCCTCTTCTTCGATTTCTCTCGAATGATGATTTAGAAGTGAAAAAAGTGGCTGTTAAAGCTCTTCAGAACCTTTCAAATGTACCAGAAAATGGTCTTCAGATGATCAGAGAAGGTGCAGTTGGACCTCTGTTTGAAATTCTTTATCGACACAGCTTATCATCACCAAGTTTGCGCGAGCATGTTGCAGCCATAATTATGAACCTTGCCATAGCAACTACTTGCCAAGAAGCTGATCATGAGCAGATCTCATTACTGGAATCTGAGGAAGATATTTTTAAGCTCTTCTGTCTAATTTCCTTGACGGGTCCGGAGATTCAGAAGACCATTCTTCGAACTTTTCTTGCAATGTGCCAATCTCCTTCCGGTGTAGAAATAAGAGCAAAACTGAGACAG CTCTCTGCTGTCCAAGTATTGGTTCAATTATGTGAGCATGATCATAGTATAGTACGGGCAAATGCCATGAAGCTATTCTGCTGCTTGACAGAAGATGGTGATAACAACATCATTTTGGAACATGTGGGTCAAAGATGCATTGAGACCCTGGTCAAGGTCATTATGGCATCAACTGATGTGGAGGAGATTGCTGCAGCCATGGGTATTATTTCTAATCTTCCTGATGACCCAAATATAACTTTGTGGCTTGTAGATGCTGGGGCAGTTCAGGTCATTTCTACCTGTCTCACTGATGAGAGCAGAAATGCCTCACACAGAAAGCAGATAACAGAGAATGCCATTAAAGCTCTTTGTCGTTTCACTGAGAATCAGGAGTGGCAGAAGAGAGTAGCCAAAGTTGGAATTATTCCGGTGCTTGTACAATTACTGGTTTCTGGAACTGCTTTGATGAAACAAAGTGCTGCCATTTCACTTAAACAGCTTTCTGAAAGTTCAAGTTCCTTAAGCAGCCCGGTGAAAAAACGTGGTCTTTTCTCCTGCTTGGCTGCACCAGTCACATGCTGCCCTGTACATCTGGGAATTTGTACAGTGGAATCTTCCTTCTGCATTTTAGAGGCTAATGCACTGGAACCCCTGGTGAGGATGCTTGGAGAAGCTGATCTTGGAGTCTGTGAAGCTTCATTAGATGCACTCCTGACATTGATCGATGGACAAAAACTACAAAGTGGTAGTAAGGTGCTTGCTGAAGCAAATGCCATTGTTCAAATTATAAAGCTATTGAACTCACCTTCTGCCAGGGTGCAGGAGAAAACACTGGGAGCTTTAGAGCGAATCTTTCGACTATTTGAATTCAAGCAAAAATATGGAAATTCAGCGAAGATGTCATTAGTTGATATAACACAAAGGGGAAGCAGTAGCATGAAATCCCAAGCTGCTAAATTACTTGCTCAATTGAATGTTCTTAATGAACAATCCTCTTATTTCTGA